gTATCATAAAAGGCTGAGGTATAGTGAAATTTGACTTTCGACTTTTTTCTAACTACTCTGAATGTCACAGACCCTTTACTTTTACTatgatataattataatattaatagtCCCATACATTTACAATTCACAAGAATTTGATGTGTGCAAAGAAATGCTGAAAACATCAATTTTAGCTCTTGACATTTCATTACACTATCAGTACATTACAGCCCCCAGGttacactattaaaaaaaaaaaactataatgttATGCATGCTCCAAGGTTGAAAGAGTTGTTAGTTTTTAGAACATTCCGATAAGAGACCCTGAATATCTATACCTatgaacaaaagaggaaaaatttgtCATAGATAAATGTAACTAGAGTGCAATatcttgttttttccttattagcAAATGAAAGCTTCCTTATAAATATACTCAAACAATAAGACTTGAAAAGTTCCAATTATATGTATGCACTGCAAAAAACAGTATCTCTGAGCCTAAGGACCTCTGTCATAAGGTAAAAGAGTTTAATACAATTTTACCTTAAGATGTGAGCAACCACAGCTGGTCCATACCAATCTCCGGCTTTTTTCCCAGacttctttccatattttattagTTGATGTAAACCAAAGAGAGCCAAAGGGGAATCACCAAACCAAGAGATGATTTTCCTGTGATAAATTTCATTTCGCATTTCATGATCATCAGAATGTCTCCTGATTGTTTCCTTCTGAGAAACTGTTGGGGTTTTGAGTTCACTTTCCCCTGAAAGTGATGCTTCAAATGATGCAGTAAATTTTTTAACAGTGTTGGAAGTCCATGAGTCAGAGTCTGAATTTTCAATGTTCAAAGCATCAGGCCAGGTCCAAGCTATAGTAGTTCCAAAGCAAGGTTTCAGATCTTTTAAATAGTTAGATTTTAACAATTCCACTAAAATAGATAGCATTTAAAGTCATATAGACTACTAAACTAAAATAGTAAACTCAGAAGCAGCAAATTTCTAGAGACAAAAGGTAGATTAATGGTTGCATAATGGCAAGCAGGGTATTGGGAGTGACTACCAAAGGGTATGAGGTTTCTTTGGGGAATGATAAAAATGTCCTAGAGTTAGGTTATGGTGATGGTTGCGAACCCTGGAAGCATACCAAAAACCACTAAATTGTTCACTCTAAGTGACTAAATTATGTCATGTGAATTATAAAGCTGccgaaaaaaaaaaacccaaaaaacaattTATATGAGCACagaaaatatggtaaaatatcaATAATGTTTACTTTTGAGTGGTAATAGTATTCTctagagttttttgttgtttccaaattttctaaaatggGATTATATTACAtatgatcaggaaaaaaataaccaaaatgaaaaagaaaaaaaatggtaaacgCAAGTACAAATAAACAATTCtggaaaatgcttttctttcttctcttttctttgacaGTGCTGAAATCGAATGAGGACTTTTGTACTCCCTTACCAGTAATGCTTATCAGACGTCCAGTCTTGACTACAATTTACATAATGACTAACAATAATGAGAGAATAACTCCATAATGTGGATTTTGTTttgattatatgttaaaatagaaGTCTAACcacagaagttttaattttctttgtttttctctcaaacAATCCTTTCAAAATAACTCAATTACTGTTTAGGGAGTAATATCAATTCTCTAGTAAATGAAAAGTTAATAAATAGAAGTCATTAAAGatcaaagatcccaccaaaaccAACTATATTCACTACTTCAGTTTTTATGATAAGATAGTTCCAAGCATCCAtgtaattttaacaaaatgagtCACAGATTCAGAGAACTCGTTAGGACTTCGAAAATTATCCCAGTTCTTGTCCATGATTGCACAAAACTACAAATAAACCATCTTAgagaaagtttaatttttttctttatattatctgTACCACTCTTGAATAAACATTCTCTCTAAATAATTTCATCAATAATACCTACAGAAAGGTTATCAGATATTTGCCATGCCTTGCATGtctaacactttaaaaatatgataatgcTTAGTAATAACCATATATGATAGCCTAAAATAGTAAACTAAAATCTTCCTacaaatgtataaattataaaaaatggactaatagagggatccctgggtggcacagcggtttggcgcctgcctttggcccagggcgcgatcctggagacccgggatcgaatcccacgtcgggctctcggtgcatggagcctgcttctccctctgccagtgtctctgcctctctctctctctctctctctctctgtgactatcataaataaaaaaaaataaaaaataaaatggactaatAGAAATGgtaagagtttttctttttaaaaaaaatatatgtaagaagaTATATGTAAGAAGAATCAATTACATTTTTGGGAATCTAGGAACATAATGACCTTATTATGAATATGCCTAGTCAATTTAACTGATTATAATCATATttgcaaagataaaaatattttaaagcattattgatatgtagagagaaaataaagaaaccagtttaaatttcttaagatttaaataatgtaaaaacatCACCTAACTGCTCAAAGTCATTGTTGTTAACTGCTCAAGATTTATtgaactggggcagcctgggtggctcagtggtttagcgctgccttcagcccaggacctgatcctggagacccaggattgagtcccccctcgggctccctgcatggagcctgtttctccctctgccagtgtctctgcctctctctctctctctctctctctgtctctcatgaataaataaataaaatatttttttaaaaagatttattgaactGGAGATAATCCAGAGAAGTCAatcaaaaagaactaaataataaCACCAAAAAAATCCAAAGGCTACTAAAAAATTGTAGTTAGATATAAGCCATATCTAGCCTACTTCAATAAAGTTAGAATATGCTAGATTAATTACAACTTTCAGGAGACGTCAGGAAGTCAAGAAATTAACCATAGAAAATATCTGCAGTTTACAAGCTGGAGTTAAAGCAAACAAagaggcacctgcgtggctcaatcagttaagcctctgacttgattttggctctggtcataatctcagggtttgaggatcaagccccacatcaggctctgcactgggcatggagccagctcaagattctctctttccttcttcttctgcccctcctccccaaacaaaaaacaaaaacaaaaaacacaacccCTCCACCAACAAACAGAGATTTGATTTACCTCTACCAAGAAAGTGCAGTATGAGTCCTTGAGCCAGTAGCATCTGGCCAGTTCTTAATGTGCAGCCCCAACCACAGTCTGTCGTGAAGGCCGAGCCTTCTATTTGAGGAAATTCTTCCCTGTAGGTCAACcatattcttgaaataaaatctttacgaAATTCTTCTACATTTCCCGCAATTACATGATCTTCTATTGTACATCCTGATCTTGCAGGTAACAGTTTattttcatctacaaaataaaaatatgaactataGTCTAAATATATGCAAAGAAACTTCAATAATGCTATTATGTCCCCATCACTGTCCATCAGATATGGAGTCTATTACAGTTTTTCTGATACTTTTTCTCAATTTCAATGAAGATATATATTATTCTGCCTCATCAGACTGTTAGGAAAATCAAATGAGAATGGATgcggagggatccctgggtggcgcagcgggttggcgcctgcctttggcccagggcgcgatcctggagatccgggatcgaatcccacatcgggctcccagtgcatggagcctgcttctccctctgcctgtgtctctgcctctctctctctcactgtgtgcctatcatgaataaaaaaaaaaaaaaaaaaagagaatggatgCGGAAATGTTTTGTATGCTCTTAAGCTAGCTAATAAAAGGTgtcatcagggcagcccggggggctcagcggtttagtgctgccttcggcccaaggtgtgatcctggggtcccgggatcgagtcccacgtctggctccctgcatggagcctgctcctccctctgcctgtgtctctgcctttctctctctctctctctctctctctctgatgaataaataaataaaatatttaagaaaaaaaagatatcatcAGTAATACTGTTAATAATATCCTATATTCCAAATATAATCAACTCTTTTATGAGGGGTTAATATAAAAAtaccttttccttttgcctcattTGGCTCAGGATATACATATTAGTGCTCTCTAAAATGAGATCTGCAAATAAAATATCATGATTTGTCAATATGTAAAGATGAATGTAATCACATAAACTAGTTCTAAAGATCAAATAAAATGTGCACATTGTATTTattatcatgaatatttatactcAAGTTATAAAATCAAAACTAAGAAGCTAAAGagtaaaatatgaaattctaaaatatagttATCCTTTCAcgttgaaataaaattttctattttttttaaataaaattttttaaaaactgctccTACCcacgtgtctttttttttagaatttatttatttatttatttatttatttattattatttatttatttgtttgtttgtttatttgagagagacagagagacagagcgcaccagtggtgggaggggcggagacagcgggagaagcaggctctctcctgaGAAGGGAGCTCCACTTGGGGCTGCAtcccagaacctgagccaaaggcagatgcttaaccaaccaccCAGGCGCTAccacatttttcatttcaagaagcttttccaaatttattatttgtaGTACAGTTTCTATGGGAAAACTATGGTCACTATTTGCCCAATAACAAAACATGAGGGCTCAAATGAACTAACATTCCTTGATTACTCTCTCAAAATGAACTGACATTACTTGATTACTCCTAAAAAGAATATCTTAGAAACCTTTACAACCTCAGCATGCAGCACAGTGCCTAACACAAGTAGATcctaataaatgtttcttgttttGGGTGGCTGgacaggtgaatagataaatctGCCTATAACTCTCAATTCCAAGGAGTTCTATTTCCACTATCCTTCTGCAGGATGTTAAAGCAATTTTATCACGCTTTTATTCTTTATCCTTCCTACATCTATCCTTCTTCAAGCTCATTCTGAAAAAATTACAATCACCTAAACTTCATAATATTCAGCTTAATGGAGCTAACTTGTGGCATACAGTTTCAATGACAATACAAAAAATGACTGCCAAGCTCCCATTATCAATGAATCTCTCTCAATATTTGAAGTAATTACAAACAAAAATGCCTAGAAATTGAATATGGCCCTACAAATATGTCCAAAATGTAAGTAAAtataagattctttttaaaaagattttattaatttattggatagagagagaaagtatgtgcACAGGTGAGCACCAgcgtggggagagacagagggagaaagagaagtagactccctactgagcagggagcccgacttggggctcccaggaccctgggagtatgacctgagccgaaggcaggcacttaaccaactgagcccctcaggtgccccattAAGTGTAAGATTCTTAAATTTGATAATTTACCTATCATTTCATTTCTACTAATATTACAacacatttgcaaaaaaaattaaattattttaactagGCTAAATCTGGCATCTTTCAAGCTTTTAAATTTATCTCTCTCTACCTTTCCTGAGCTACAAACTCTTCACTTTATATAATTCTTCCTTCCCGGTGTAAGATATTATGTTGtgcattgtttttttgtttgttcgtttctaaatagtttatttatttatttattcatgagagacacagagagagagagagagagagagagaggcagagacacaggcagagggaggagcaggctccatgcagggagcctgacgtgggactccatcctgggtctccaggatcacaccctgggctaaaccactgagccaccagggctgcccatgttgTGCATTGTTATGTCAATATTTGTagtacaggggctcctgggtagctcaggcagttaagcctctgctttcaactcaggtcatgatctcagcatcctgggatcggtctactcagggctccctgctcactggggagcttgcttctccctctccttctgcccctcctccctgctcatgctctatttctgattaataaataaaatatattacaaataatatttatattatataaatccaAGTGGTCCTGCCAGGTAGTATTATCTTGAccaaatatcaaaatttaattttacagGTTATCTGTGTGAGAAGCAATTGAGGATTTTATCTCATTCTAAGTAAGCTTAATCTTTTCACAGATACCATGCCCCTATCTGATAGGATTTTTCTAGGTTTTCTCTGAGATGATTCAAGACATGATAGGCCCAGAAACTTTTAGGGAAAAATGTAATTTGAGGCTATCTCTGACATACCAATTCTATCATAGGGGCCAAAATGATTTAACTGTAAATTGAACAAAGATAAGGATCTCTCCCTAATTTTTGAGCTGAGGAATATCTACAGACAATCAGTTTAGCCTTAAGAATGAAAATAGTACATggacaaaagggaaaaaggaacttttttaaaaagtagagagtAAAAAAGTTACTAAAAGTAAAAGGctagaaaataaaagctttttcttAACTAAAAGCATCTCAGGGATGGACTTTTGCCTAGGGATCTCTTTGTAGAACATTAGAAAGGGCATTAAAGTAAGATATCAAGTGATCTTATTCTGTGTGCTATTGCTTTTTGTACCCTGTCTACTGTTTTTAGGGATCAGCATTGCTCTAGATTTTGCCAGAGTTATGCCCAAATGTTGTGGAAATAACATCccagaatttggaattttttaaatcacaacttttatttaaaaatggcatGCACGAAGAAATGAGGACTTACACAGAGCTCTATCACTTAATTTCCAGAAATCTGAACACGTTTTAGATCTCAttctgttggggcacctgggtggctaagtcagttaagcatctgccttctgcttgggttgtgatcttggggtcctaggatcgagccccacatcgagctcccagctgagcgggaagtctgcttctccctctccctctactcctccccctgatcatgctctctctctttctctctcaaataaataaatacacacacacacacacacataatctcaTTCTAttactgatatttaaaatattttgtctgacTACAATGAGAttgaattaaaaatcagtaaataatgCAAGAAAACACTACAGACACTGTTGTCTATACTGtttagtttttcaaaatgttgaaaaactaaaaaacaaaccaaatgctCATCAATAATAGAATGAATGATTTGTGTTAAttcatatagtggaatattatgcagcaataaaaataaaactagaacaaCCATAACAACATGGACAGTTCTTAAAAATACAACCTTGAAAGTCATAAGGAAGTAACAGAAGCAAAATATAGTTTGATTCCATTCTCAAAAAGATCAGAAACAGGACATTCAAAATCACCGGTGACATTGCGATAGGATTTTTTGGCATGGGAGGGCTATAATTGGGTAGAATAAGCATACAGAGattaaaaattactcaaataccgtacaatttcactcatatgtggaatctaagaaacaaaacaaatgaacaaagaaaaaagagaccaaaaaaaaccAGACTTagttatagaaaacaaactggtggttacctgAGGGAGGTAGGTAGGTGGATGGGTGAAATATGTTAAGGAGATCAAGAatacacttactgtgatgagcacagagcaATTATCAATGGATAGAATTACTGAGTCATCATattatacaccttaaactaatataacactgtatgttaactatacttgaattaaaagttaaataaagggcatcccaggtggctcagcggtttagcaccgccttcagcccagggtgtgatcctggagacctgggatcgagtcccgcgtcaggctccctgcatggagcctgcttctctctctgcctgtgtctctgcctctctctctctctttgtgtgtctctcatgaataaataaacaaaatctttaaaaacaaaaaaaaagttaataaataaaagtaatgttgTATTTTTCCTGTTGAGTACAGTTTTGTTACTCTCCTTAAAAGTGTATACACaaggtttttatcttttctatgtATGAATGATTcgtaatttcaaaattttaaagatttaatataaaattattaaagtaataaaagttcagtatttataataaaaaaataatacaaagaaaaaaatttttttaagattttatttatttattcataagagacacagagagagagagagaggcagagacacaggcagagagagaagcaggctccatgcagggagcccgaagcaggactcgatcccaggacctcaggatcgtgacctgagtcaaaggcagacgctcaaccactgagccaccaagtgccctgAAGAAAAGGGCCTTTTTCCCACTGGATTCTGTCCTATCTGTCATACACCCCAGCTTGGTGCTGAAACAGATACTTGCTACTTTAAAGAGCAGTAGATGAAGATAAGGCCAACATGCTAAGATTAGCAGAGTAGGAAGATGAATAGAGCATGAGCCCTTGATGTCACAGAGGCACTGAATTAACCAACCTAGTGCCATCCCTACATAGGACTTCTGCTTGTGTACATTAATACATCCCCgtattgttttagctattttgaaATGCATCCATTAGCAATCTTTCCAATTTGGTCTCCTTCTGTAGTTTTATAGCAGCCTGTACTTCTGCTCCATCACAGATACCCTATGGGAATAACTTTTGTACTTGTTTGTTGGATGTCTCTCATCTGCTGGACAGCAAGCTCCTTGAGAATAAGGACTGTACCTGTCATACTTTCAGCATTAactccagtgcctggcacattataaggctctcaataaatatttgtggaataaacgAATAACCTTATTCATCAAATTCCCTACTAATGAATCCTTAAgttgtttccaactttttatttgctaaataaaatatttgcttaaatgAAGCTACAATAAACATCCTTGTACATGTGCTGTCCACAATTACAGAGAACTTCTCTGTAGTAAATACTTAAAGGTCAAGTTGCTGGGTCCTAAGTTGTatgtatttccaatttttctaagTACTCTCAAATTACTCAGGAAGAGGCTGTACCAGTTTAAATACGCTCCCATCAGCAGTGCTTGAGTTCCTATTTCTTCAGTCTTGCTAACATCTGCTAtcatgaaatctttccatttttgtaaatCTGATGACTAAGAAATTTGCACTCCCTTTATTACTAGCATAGCATAGCATTTGGCCATTCAAATTTCTACTTAAAAAGCACCTGACCTGTTCATTTTCTTGGCTCATTTTTTCCTGGGTTGTTTATGTGCTTCTATTAATCTGTAGTTCATTATTTTGGagactaacattttatttaagatatagatggaaagagagaaagatcattgtgtgatacacacacagatagaatatctacacacaaaaaaaagaggatgagagtgtgcaaatatcttctctctctggcttgctatgaaactttggtttcttttgtcatgtagatattttaaatttgtatttggtCAAATTGATTGATATTTTCCTGTATAGgctgtgtttttatgttttatataagaaGTTCTTCTCTGGAGTGCTTAAGTGGTTCAGCGGGTTATGCATctgaccttggctcaggtcatgatctcaggatcctgggattgagcccagtgtcagactccctgcccagtgcagagtctgcttgtctctctctctgccccttccccctgctcctgcactcactctttctctctctcaaatattaagtaaaatcttaaaaataaataaataaataagaagcttTTCTCTACCACAGTGTCATACCACTAGCTccttaaaacaatacaatttgGCCTTGATGCATAACACAGACCCACATCAATAAATGTAGGTTAGCTGCTGTTCTTTTCTACCTTTACCACTCTGGTGAAACTACTCTCTCAAAAGTCATCAGCAATTTCTCATTAACAAATCCTAGAGCCTCTACTAAGGTTATTTCCTACTTGACCTCTTTTGAGCATCGGGCATTTTGTCCAACTCCTTCTTCCTGAAAGTCTCTTTCCTTTGATCTCTATGATAATATACCATTGTGGGT
This window of the Canis lupus dingo isolate Sandy chromosome 5, ASM325472v2, whole genome shotgun sequence genome carries:
- the ATG4C gene encoding cysteine protease ATG4C isoform X5, with protein sequence MEATGTDEVDKLKTKFISAWNNMKYSWVLKTKTYFSRNSPVLLLGKCYHFKFEDENKLLPARSGCTIEDHVIAGNVEEFRKDFISRIWLTYREEFPQIEGSAFTTDCGWGCTLRTGQMLLAQGLILHFLGRAWTWPDALNIENSDSDSWTSNTVKKFTASFEASLSGESELKTPTVSQKETIRRHSDDHEMRNEIYHRKIISWFGDSPLALFGLHQLIKYGKKSGKKAGDWYGPAVVAHILRKAVEEARHPDLQGITIYVAQDCTVYSSDVIDKQCTSMASDNTDDKAVIILIPVRLGGERTNTDYLDFVKGILSLEYCVGIIGGKPKQSYYFAGFQDDSLIYMDPHYCQSFVDVSIKDFPLEMTLMSHKVEIW